A window of Pomacea canaliculata isolate SZHN2017 linkage group LG3, ASM307304v1, whole genome shotgun sequence contains these coding sequences:
- the LOC112558671 gene encoding elongation of very long chain fatty acids protein 7-like isoform X1 codes for MMKSFEEHYHDLITKNADPRTKDWLLVGSPWPIACLCILYLVMVRVGQQMMIKRPAFSLQGPMIAYNLFLVLLSAYMLYEFIMSSWLVPGFNFHCAPVDASDNPSSLRLARAVWWYYFSKVIEFADTAFFVLRKKNNQVTILHLYHHVTMPFLWYIGTTFAPGGEAYFAASVNCLVHIIMYSYYLLSALGPAVQPYLWWKKYLTGLQLLQFTIVMVRAGYAVYTNCSYPLIFQKMLIFYMLSFIVLFSNFFYQTYFQKKHRSAAVNGVSNGVFHDVKHIRSLDASQCKKD; via the exons AT gatgaaGTCCTTTGAAGAACACTACCACGATCTCATTACTAAGAATgcag ATCCACGCACTAAAGACTGGCTTCTAGTTGGTTCCCCATGGCCCATTGCCTGCCTGTGTATCTTGTACCTGGTGATGGTAAGGGTGGGGCAGCAAATGATGATCAAAAGACCTGCCTTTAGCCTTCAGGGACCCATGATTGCCTACAACCTTTTCCTGGTGCTTCTTAGTGCATACATGTTGTATGAG TTCATTATGTCATCTTGGCTGGTTCCTGGCTTTAACTTCCACTGTGCACCTGTTGATGCCTCTGACAATCCTTCTTCTCTACGG cttgCAAGAGCAGTGTGGTGGTATTACTTTTCAAAGGTCATTGAATTTGCAGACACA GCCTTTTTCGTGCTACGTAAAAAGAATAACCAGGTGACAATCCTCCACTTGTACCATCATGTAACCATGCCTTTCCTGTGGTATATTGGAACTACTTTTGCACCTGGCGGTGAAG CTTACTTTGCTGCCTCCGTCAACTGCCTTGTCCACATCATCATGTATAGCTACTATTTACTCTCTGCCTTGGGACCAGCAGTACAGCCCTATCTGTGGTGGAAGAAATACCTCACTGGTCTGCAGCTA CTACAGTTTACCATTGTCATGGTGCGGGCAGGCTACGCTGTATACACCAACTGCAGCTACCCCTTGATATTCCAGAAGATGCTGATTTTCTACATGCTAAGCTTTATAGTTCTCTTCTCCAACTTCTTTTACCAAACATACTTCCAGAAGAAACACAGATCTGCAGCTGTTAATGGGGTTTCCAATGGGGTTTTCCATGATGTAAAGCATATACGAAGTTTAGATGCTTCCCAGTGCAAAAAAGATTAA
- the LOC112558671 gene encoding elongation of very long chain fatty acids protein 7-like isoform X2, which produces MKSFEEHYHDLITKNADPRTKDWLLVGSPWPIACLCILYLVMVRVGQQMMIKRPAFSLQGPMIAYNLFLVLLSAYMLYEFIMSSWLVPGFNFHCAPVDASDNPSSLRLARAVWWYYFSKVIEFADTAFFVLRKKNNQVTILHLYHHVTMPFLWYIGTTFAPGGEAYFAASVNCLVHIIMYSYYLLSALGPAVQPYLWWKKYLTGLQLLQFTIVMVRAGYAVYTNCSYPLIFQKMLIFYMLSFIVLFSNFFYQTYFQKKHRSAAVNGVSNGVFHDVKHIRSLDASQCKKD; this is translated from the exons atgaaGTCCTTTGAAGAACACTACCACGATCTCATTACTAAGAATgcag ATCCACGCACTAAAGACTGGCTTCTAGTTGGTTCCCCATGGCCCATTGCCTGCCTGTGTATCTTGTACCTGGTGATGGTAAGGGTGGGGCAGCAAATGATGATCAAAAGACCTGCCTTTAGCCTTCAGGGACCCATGATTGCCTACAACCTTTTCCTGGTGCTTCTTAGTGCATACATGTTGTATGAG TTCATTATGTCATCTTGGCTGGTTCCTGGCTTTAACTTCCACTGTGCACCTGTTGATGCCTCTGACAATCCTTCTTCTCTACGG cttgCAAGAGCAGTGTGGTGGTATTACTTTTCAAAGGTCATTGAATTTGCAGACACA GCCTTTTTCGTGCTACGTAAAAAGAATAACCAGGTGACAATCCTCCACTTGTACCATCATGTAACCATGCCTTTCCTGTGGTATATTGGAACTACTTTTGCACCTGGCGGTGAAG CTTACTTTGCTGCCTCCGTCAACTGCCTTGTCCACATCATCATGTATAGCTACTATTTACTCTCTGCCTTGGGACCAGCAGTACAGCCCTATCTGTGGTGGAAGAAATACCTCACTGGTCTGCAGCTA CTACAGTTTACCATTGTCATGGTGCGGGCAGGCTACGCTGTATACACCAACTGCAGCTACCCCTTGATATTCCAGAAGATGCTGATTTTCTACATGCTAAGCTTTATAGTTCTCTTCTCCAACTTCTTTTACCAAACATACTTCCAGAAGAAACACAGATCTGCAGCTGTTAATGGGGTTTCCAATGGGGTTTTCCATGATGTAAAGCATATACGAAGTTTAGATGCTTCCCAGTGCAAAAAAGATTAA
- the LOC112558670 gene encoding elongation of very long chain fatty acids protein 4-like isoform X2 codes for MEVIRDKISEFHEFYEWAHSVSDDRVKDWLFMQGYTPTLVLSGLYLVAVYIGPKLMKDREPFKFKYTLFIYNFILIIMNFHICSELFINSIALGYSYSCQPVSYTYDPREMRVAKALWWFYFSKLVEMLDTIFFILRKKDNQVSFLHVYHHATMFPIWYIGVKWVAGGQSFFGAMINSFIHVIMYTYYGVSALGPEYQKYLWWKRYLTKLQLLQFFVGMVYAIQGIILECEFPMWMQWAGIVYGITIIALFINFYIQAYIKADNKKLTSNGKQANGYVSNGDTKLPKQWKAEAKKDK; via the exons ATGGAGGTGATTAGAGACAAGATCAGCGAATTCCACGAGTTTTATGAATGGGCCCATTCAGTCTCCG ATGATCGAGTAAAGGACTGGTTATTTATGCAAGGGTACACTCCAACACTAGTGTTGTCTGGACTGTACCTGGTTGCAGTTTATATTGGTCCTAAGCTGATGAAAGATCGTGAGCCTTTCAAGTTCAAGTATACATTGTTCATCTACAATTTCATACTCATCATCATGAATTTTCATATATGTTCAGAG ttgtttATTAACTCCATAGCACTAGGTTATAGCTACTCATGTCAACCAGTCAGCTATACATATGATCCTCGTGAAATGAGG GTAGCAAAGGCACTTTGGTGGTTCTACTTCTCGAAGTTAGTAGAAATGCTAGATACCATCTTTTTCATCCTACGCAAGAAGGACAACCAGGTGTCTTTTCTTCATGTCTACCATCATGCCACCATGTTCCCGATATGGTACATTGGGGTAAAATGGGTTGCTGGTGGACAAT catttTTTGGTGCCATGATCAATTCATTTATCCATGTCATCATGTACACATACTATGGTGTATCTGCACTGGGACCAGAGTACCAGAAATATTTATGGTGGAAGCGCTACTTGACCAAGCTGCAGCTG CTTCAGTTCTTTGTTGGAATGGTGTATGCCATTCAAGGCATCATCCTTGAATGCGAATTCCCGATGTGGATGCAATGGGCAGGCATTGTTTACGGCATCACAATTATTGCCCTCTTCATCAATTTCTATATCCAGGCTTATATCAAG GCTGACAACAAAAAACTCACATCTAATGGAAAACAAGCAAATGGATATGTTTCTAATGGTGATACCAAGCTGCCAAAGCAATGGAAGGCTGAAGCTAAGAAAGACAAGTAG
- the LOC112558670 gene encoding elongation of very long chain fatty acids protein 4-like isoform X1, which translates to MEVIRDKISEFHEFYEWAHSVSDDRVKDWLFMQGYTPTLVLSGLYLVAVYIGPKLMKDREPFKFKYTLFIYNFILIIMNFHICSELFINSIALGYSYSCQPVSYTYDPREMRVAKALWWFYFSKLVEMLDTIFFILRKKDNQVSFLHVYHHATMFPIWYIGVKWVAGGQSFFGAMINSFIHVIMYTYYGVSALGPEYQKYLWWKRYLTKLQLIQFVMGITHAIQSLVVGCDFPDWMHWALIFYAFTILMLFLNFYFHAYIKAQKRKADNKKLTSNGKQANGYVSNGDTKLPKQWKAEAKKDK; encoded by the exons ATGGAGGTGATTAGAGACAAGATCAGCGAATTCCACGAGTTTTATGAATGGGCCCATTCAGTCTCCG ATGATCGAGTAAAGGACTGGTTATTTATGCAAGGGTACACTCCAACACTAGTGTTGTCTGGACTGTACCTGGTTGCAGTTTATATTGGTCCTAAGCTGATGAAAGATCGTGAGCCTTTCAAGTTCAAGTATACATTGTTCATCTACAATTTCATACTCATCATCATGAATTTTCATATATGTTCAGAG ttgtttATTAACTCCATAGCACTAGGTTATAGCTACTCATGTCAACCAGTCAGCTATACATATGATCCTCGTGAAATGAGG GTAGCAAAGGCACTTTGGTGGTTCTACTTCTCGAAGTTAGTAGAAATGCTAGATACCATCTTTTTCATCCTACGCAAGAAGGACAACCAGGTGTCTTTTCTTCATGTCTACCATCATGCCACCATGTTCCCGATATGGTACATTGGGGTAAAATGGGTTGCTGGTGGACAAT catttTTTGGTGCCATGATCAATTCATTTATCCATGTCATCATGTACACATACTATGGTGTATCTGCACTGGGACCAGAGTACCAGAAATATTTATGGTGGAAGCGCTACTTGACCAAGCTGCAGCTG ATTCAGTTTGTTATGGGCATCACTCACGCCATTCAGTCATTGGTGGTTGGCTGTGATTTCCCCGATTGGATGCATTGGGCCCTGATATTTTATGCTTTCACCATTTTGATGCTCTTCCTGAACTTCTACTTCCACGCCTATATCAAAGCGCAGAAGAGAAAG GCTGACAACAAAAAACTCACATCTAATGGAAAACAAGCAAATGGATATGTTTCTAATGGTGATACCAAGCTGCCAAAGCAATGGAAGGCTGAAGCTAAGAAAGACAAGTAG
- the LOC112558669 gene encoding chromodomain-helicase-DNA-binding protein 1-like: MSVVTNESLKKHGWSDLALRAYQLDGVNWLLKCYSHDHGCILGDEMGLGKTCQTIAMLAWLTSTSGDKRPHLVICPRSVLENWAEEFKRFSPGLKVISYVGDKETRAELVNTIKKSKQGQTYCFDVLITTYEVCLKDSLFLQSLFWHVLVVDEAHRLKNCESLLYQTLEKWDFHCGVLLTGTPVQNNLQELFSLLAFIDRCKFKPRHVDTFVEKYSHAHEIEELHELLKPYLLRRKKENVLKDLPERSDVVLYHGLSALQKKLYKAILTKDLDAFENPNTGQVHLMNILMQLRKCVNHPYLFDGVEPEPFELGEHLVEASAKLMLIDRLLKWLNALGHKVLIFSQMTHMLDVLQDYLGYRGFTYERLDGSVRGEERFLAVQNFNQNDETFVFLLSTKAGGQGLNLTAADTVIFVDSDFNPQNDLQAASRAHRIGQNRPVRVIRLIGKNTVEQIILNRAEEKLKLTDKVIESGEFSAAGMSVSKPAFVKNSKQLQDILKFGVEKLLSDDTPDENIEFSRILGPTVNGEWQTTEDTGIIQDAEEEKSSKEEAPKNIYMFEGHDYSKETSAGDIEAFEALIKLEKTSQRESASSERLLRGKGTAFLADLLPELSRKPRKQLTLEEQETQRKKHKEAAEKRAKKLSEQKEKKREELWKKHNYTSVNIMIESEDEDEEEVAEEEGSEEDVDQPRRSIHYVMGDVTHPLDAGTSDRIVVHCADDSGYWGRGGLFSAISTRSLKPQAQYELAGKVNDLKLGDCHLISLDDDKEKDDGQDMLALIVAQTRDRNNRLSGIKLMALKEGLEKVYFKAKQLKASVHLPRIGHDTPGFNWYGTERLIHKILASKGVPTYIYYFPRRQNLKHKGAGFPPQPPAKVAKVVEGKVKNSNSEADSSIQVQKASGSVNNGSSTSSMAPSALPELFTGVAIHLYNMDPETMTKYKRYIIAYDGDVDAYVHGSTTHLVANAETDKEALKKIQGDHKCYVVSSQWLDDCLKRHKLLSPDDYVLEK; the protein is encoded by the exons TTAACAAGTACAAGTGGAGACAAGCGACCACATCTTGTTATCTGCCCAAGATCAGTTTTAGAGAACTGGGCAGAAGAGTTCAAAAG ATTTTCTCCAGGCTTGAAAGTGATCAGTTATGTGGGAGACAAAGAAACCCGTGCTGAACTTGTCAATACAATTAAAAAGTCCAAGCAAGGGCAGACATACTGCTTTGATGTATTGATAACAACATACGAG GTGTGCCTGAAAGACTCCCTTTTCCTGCAATCTTTGTTCTGGCATGTCCTTGTGGTTGATGAAGCACACAGGTTAAAAAACTGTGAATCACTTCTGTACCAGACACTTGAGAAG TGGGACTTTCATTGCGGTGTGCTGCTCACTGGCACACCTGTTCAGAACAATCTTCAAGAGCTCTTCTCACTTCTGGCATTCATTGACAGATGCAAGTTTAAGCCTCGACATGTGGACACATTTGTAGAGAAATACAGCCATGCACATG aaatagaagaaCTGCATGAACTCCTGAAGCCTTATcttttgagaagaaagaaagaaaatgtacttAAAGACCTTCCAGAGAGATCTGATGTAGTGCTGTACCATGGTCTTAGTGCTCTACAGAAGAAACTGTACAAAGCCATTCTTACAAAGGATTTAG ATGCTTTTGAAAACCCTAACACTGGACAGGTGCATCTGATGAACATTCTCATGCAGCTAAGGAAGTGTGTCAACCACCCATATCTTTTTGATG GTGTGGAGCCAGAACCATTTGAACTGGGTGAGCATCTTGTGGAAGCTAGTGCAAAACTAATGCTGATTGACCGCCTTCTGAAGTGGCTGAATGCACTTGGACACAAGGTCTTAATTTTTTCACAAATGACTCACATGTTGGATGTGCTGCAAGACTACCTTGGCTATCGAG GTTTTACTTATGAACGGCTGGATGGTTCAGTTAGAGGAGAAGAGCGTTTTCTTGCTGTTCAGAACTTCAATCAGAATGACGAGACATTTGTCTTTCTTCTAAGTACCAAAGCAG GAGGACAGGGTCTGAATCTGACAGCAGCAGATACTGTCATTTTTGTGGACAGTGATTTTAATCCACAAAATGATCTTCAAGCAGCTTCAAGGGCACACAGAATCGGTCAGAACAG ACCCGTGAGGGTGATTCGACTGATTGGTAAAAACACGGTggaacaaattattttgaaccgGGCTGAAGAAAAGCTAAAGCTTACAGACAAAGTTATTGAGAGTGGAGAGTTTTCAGCAGCTGGGATGTCTGTTTCTAAACCAGCTTTTGTCAAGAATTCAAAACAG TTACAAGATATTCTAAAGTTTGGTGTTGAGAAGCTACTAAGTGATGACACCCCAGATGAGAATATTGAATTTTCTCGCATTTTAGGCCCCACAGTTAACGGAGAGTGGCAAACCACAGAAGACACTGGCATAATCCAAGATGCAGAG GAGGAAAAAAGTTCGAAAGAAGAAGCACCCaaaaacatatatatgtttGAAGGGCATGACTACTCAAAAGAAACTAGTGCAGGCGACATAGAGGCTTTTGAGGCATTGATTAAAT tggAGAAGACATCCCAAAGGGAGTCTGCCTCATCAGAAAGACTTTTACGTGGTAAAGGAACTGCTTTTCTAGCTGACCTTCTTCCTGAGTTGAGCAGGAAACCACGCAAGCAGTTGACACTTGAAGAGCAGgaaacacaaaggaaaaag CACAAGGAAGCAGcagaaaaaagagcaaaaaaattatcagaacagaaagagaagaagag AGAGGAGCTTTGGAAAAAGCACAATTACACCTCAGTCAACATTATGATTGAGAGtgaggatgaagatgaggaagaggtAGCTGAAGAAGAGGGATCAGAGGAGGATGTGGATCAGCCAAGAAGATCAATACATTATGTGATGGGTGATGTGACCCATCCACTTGATGCAGGAACTTCTGACAGAATTGTGGTCCACTGTGCTG ATGATTCTGGATACTGGGGACGAGGAGGTCTTTTTTCTGCAATATCAACACGATCTCTGAAGCCTCAGGCACAATATGAGCTGGCTGGAAAAGTAAATG ATCTCAAGCTTGGAGACTGTCATTTAATTTCATTAGATGACGATAAGGAAAAGGATGATGGCCAGGATATG CTGGCTTTGATAGTTGCTCAGACCAGAGACAGAAACAACAGATTGTCAGGAATTAAGCTGATGGCACTTAAAGAGGGATTAGAGAAAGTCTACTTCAAAGCAAAACAGTTAAAAG CAAGTGTGCATTTACCTCGTATTGGCCACGACACACCTGGTTTCAACTGGTATGGAACTGAAAGGCTTATACACAAAATACTAGCATCAAAGGGCGTTCCAACTTATAT TTACTACTTTCCTCGAAGACAGAACTTAAAGCACAAGGGTGCTGGTTTTCCACCTCAGCCACCTGCAAAAG TTGCGAAAGTTGTTGAGGGCAAGGTGAAAAACAGCAACTCAGAGGCAGACTCTAGTATACAAGTACAGAAGGCATCTGGATCTGTGAACAATGGCAGCAGCACTTCCAGCATGGCACCCTCAGCATTGCCTGAGTTGTTCACAGGTGTTGCAATTCACCTGTACAACATGGACCCAGAGACAATGACAAAGTACAAGCGCTATATCATTGC TTATGATGGAGATGTTGATGCCTATGTGCACGGTAGTACAACCCATCTTGTGGCAAACGCAGAGACGGACAAAGAG gcattaaagaaaatccagGGAGACCACAAATGCTATGTTGTCAGCAGTCAGTGGTTAGATGATTGTTTGAAGAGGCACAAGCTGCTTTCTCCTGATGATTATGTATTAGAAAAATAA